A window of Branchiostoma floridae strain S238N-H82 chromosome 9, Bfl_VNyyK, whole genome shotgun sequence genomic DNA:
cagccataccataggtatggtgaaatatattgtattcgtaatgtttctttctttctttctttctttctttctttctttctcctgtcaaatcttcagaacacggtatctcccttgttcttcaaccgaatgacttgaaatttggcacaagggtagagtgggccaataccctcggacgtttttttttcattttttccatatctgtctcttaaatgatttaattaaggttttttggtcatcttaagaccaaaactgtatatttgggccccctgtaccctggtattataaccgaatgagctgaaatttggtacagatgtgccttgataagtcccccatatagattcaatatcagttttggtgtacagtataacgaaatacttatttttgcgattttttgtcatttttttaccaaaaaaggacacttttggctcctgtaccttggttttagaaccggatgacctgaaatttagtataggagtgccctagacatatgcgcacatggattcaataacacttgaggcatacggtacaacaaaatgcttaattttgcgattatttggccattttatgaccaaaaaagtacacttttggctcttgtgctctggttttaaaaccaaatgacctaaattttggtaaaagggtgcactagatatttattcaaatgacacatgtataatttttgtcatagactacgtcaaaatgatatatttggggattttttttgtcattttccaatagccagaggggtcaatgaccttaaggtcgttgacccccagctgcagattgcacctactggcatatatgtctatttaatctaattagataggtaaccaatcacttagcctgaatctatatcctaaagagggggggtggcagccaatcagcgagcccggtgttatctggaagagtccattcttacacggaggggttcattttttttcatcattggactggtgaaagtctttcagtggatgcatttttggacaggtctattttgcaattttacagaatgtgtgctggaagagtctattctcgcacggaggggggatttttcaaaattcatattttggactttggtgacttctagtttgtcaaagtctttcagtagggttatttttggactggtctaatttgcaattttacatgggtgttctggaagagtccattcttgcatagagggggcttttttttaaatccattttttggacttcagtgataatgtcaaagtcctattttagcggatgtatttttggactgctctactttacatggaagagtccttTTTTTTGCACACTGAAggaggattttttcaaattcagttttgaacgggtgatgattcaaaattcaatttcagtggaagtgtttttagactggtctattatacctttttatgcactgggaccttttttgctaaattcaattttggatttggtttcttattcaaaaggccagtgggagtatttctggactggtctattgtgcaaattcacatagggtgcactggagtccattcttgaacgggggaattttgtaagactcatttttgggttaaaccgtcattagtaaaagtgatttttcaaatgggtgattttgaaatagcctattgttgcatggggagggagatggctgaaatatgctgtatttgctctcaagcaaatgtcggcctttctagttacaaaTGGATTCTCAAAGACATTTGTTACAAGCTGATGCccttttgtatcaacataaatctatttctaatagTCGCAGGAGAACCTTGTTACAACgagtgaaagaaattttagataGTAGTGGCCACTCCTACGTATACCTTTTCTATTCTtgtaactcacttagtgatatcagatctatatgtacaatgataagatctagaatctctgatatgtttatccaaacctctcgtcataacttaagtatagatactggtaagctaagattttataagacctgtaaaacagcacatactatggaaaaatacttagaattagataattttgatttacgctcggcaatcagcaaaattagaattagtgcccaccctctcgaaattgagagagggcggtacaagaggctatccgtgtgtgaaagaacgtgcaaacaatgcactTCAAatgtggtggaagacgaaacacatttcatgtcaaactgctctttctataaccaagaaagaaaagagctgttgaAAGAGGCcgtcaaattccatccaaactttctcacatcactaaacccacacataatagaaaaagtgggatctttcgtcttccactgttcgaaaaaggagtcgaacccaataacctaggatctagagttagcttttactagttttagactagagtagacacgtgtgatattgtattttacactgtttgaatctatgttacctgcaattagcccacgggcaagaatttgcaataaacttgatattATAGCGCTTATTCATTATCTCGTAGCGCAAGGTCGCTTTGCCACGGCCAACAAATTAAGGCAAGTACACGGGGTCATCTCTGCTCTTCTCCATAGATTGGGTTCTTTTACCTGCAGTGGATTGGCGATTGAAGCTAACGCCTAAAGCTACCTCATACACAGGACCTTTGACTTAACTTCACCATCCGAAATGGCAAATGCATGCATCCTTTACAATATGTCCTTGCCAAGATCGACCCCCCTCCCACGGATCCATAGTCCACTTTATTTTGACCACCCGCTATGGATGGTACTATGTTATATCCTGGTCACAGCATCACATTCTTCCCTTCTCACAGGGCCTGCAGGAAACCATGGGTGTGTCCGACACGGGCCCGCTGATCCTGATGAGTCTGGGGATAGGAACCAGAATCTACAGACTCAAACGTGCCAACTTTAGGGAGATCGCTTCCGATGAAGCCACAGAACACGCCAAACTCTTAGGATATGAAAAGAAGTGAGTACTAACTGGATATCTGTCTTGCAGTTTTCTTCATTTGTCATGTTTATCTTTTCTGAAAGGACGGTTACAACAAATCAATGCAAATGTAAGATATGGAAATTTAGTACGGCTCACAGGTACGACAGCGACGCCATGCGATACTTTGAAAAAGTGCTAACATTGGATTTGCCAtctttgtatgttgtatgttgtatgttgtatgctCATTTCAAGCTTTATATTCATCTCGTAGGTATCCATCGGCCGAGGCGTTGTTGATAGCGTTACAGGAACAATCCAAGTGGGACGTTTACAAACAGACAGTTGTGGAGGAAGTGCTTCGTCATCACAGACGCTTTGATAAGTCTCCAACCGAGGAAAAACTCCGCTCCAAGAAGGTGAATCGTCTCGTGTCCGCCTTAAGCCGGTGCAATGACGACATACTATGCCTTCCGTACAATGCCGAGAACACCCGAAAGATTACGGAACCTACCGACGCGCCTAGCGACGATCGCGAGCGAGAGGACATCAGACGGGCAAGGAAGTTCGACACTCCTATCGTCATGCG
This region includes:
- the LOC118422126 gene encoding uncharacterized protein LOC118422126 codes for the protein MHASFTICPCQDRPPSHGSIVHFILTTRYGWYYVISWSQHHILPFSQGLQETMGVSDTGPLILMSLGIGTRIYRLKRANFREIASDEATEHAKLLGYEKKYPSAEALLIALQEQSKWDVYKQTVVEEVLRHHRRFDKSPTEEKLRSKKVNRLVSALSRCNDDILCLPYNAENTRKITEPTDAPSDDREREDIRRARKFDTPIVMRPKTMVARCGSMLSRAGTTHTLNSQRVSPHQRLVRHRVSALSSTSSDSSEASSGV